The proteins below come from a single Malus domestica chromosome 03, GDT2T_hap1 genomic window:
- the LOC103416720 gene encoding fructose-bisphosphate aldolase, cytoplasmic isozyme 1 → MSAFVGKYAEELIKNAKYIATPGKGILAADESTGTIGKRLSSINVENIESNRQALRELRFISPNALPYLSGVILFEETLYQKSSDGKPFVEILQENNVIPGIKVDKGTVELAGTNGETTTQGFDSLGARCAQYYKAGARFAKWRAVLKIGLTEPSELSIQQNAQGLARYAIICQENGLVPIVEPEILTDGDHDIKKCAAATEKVLAAVYKALNEQHVLLEGTLLKPNMVTPGSDSPKVTPEVIAEYTVTALRRTVPAAVPGIVFLSGGQSEEQATLNLDAMNRLDVLKPWTLSFSFGRALQASTLKTWGGKKENAAKAQETFLTRCKANSDATLGKYSGGSAGGLASESLFVKGYKY, encoded by the exons ATGTCAGCCTTTGTTGGCAAGTATGCTG AGGAGCTTATAAAGAATGCCAAGTACATTGCCACCCCAGGCAAGGGCATATTGGCAGCAGATGAGAGCACAGGCACCATCGGCAAGCGTCTATCCAGCATCAATGTCGAGAACATCGAGTCCAACCGCCAAGCTCTCCGAGAACTTCGTTTCATTTCTCCCAACGCCCTCCCTTACCTTTCAGGTGTCATCCTTTTCGAGGAGACCTTGTACCAGAAGAGCTCTGATGGCAAACCCTTCGTCGAAATCCTCCAGGAAAACAATGTCATTCCAG GGATCAAGGTTGACAAGGGCACCGTTGAGTTAGCTGGAACAAATGGAGAAACAACAACCCAAGGCTTTGACTCTCTGGGAGCCAGGTGCGCACAGTACTACAAGGCAGGCGCGCGCTTTGCCAAGTGGCGTGCCGTGCTCAAGATAGGCCTCACCGAGCCCTCGGAACTGTCCATCCAGCAGAATGCGCAGGGCTTGGCTCGCTATGCGATCATCTGCCAGGAGAACGGACTGGTACCAATCGTTGAGCCTGAAATTTTGACTGATGGAGATCACGACATTAAGAAATGTGCAGCTGCTACTGAAAAGGTTCTTGCAGCAGTTTACAAGGCACTCAACGAGCAACATGTTCTTCTTGAAGGCACACTCCTTAAGCCCAACATGGTTACTCCAGGCTCAGACAGCCCAaag GTTACGCCAGAGGTGATTGCTGAGTACACAGTGACTGCACTGCGCCGGACAGTCCCAGCAGCTGTGCCTGGGATTGTGTTTCTGTCCGGTGGACAAAGTGAGGAACAGGCAACACTCAACTTGGATGCAATGAACAGGTTGGATGTGTTGAAGCCATGGACTCTTTCATTCTCGTTCGGGCGAGCTTTGCAAGCAAGCACACTCAAGACTTGGGGTGGGAAGAAGGAGAATGCTGCAAAAGCTCAGGAGACGTTCTTGACAAGGTGCAAGGCAAACTCAGATGCCACACTTGGAAAGTACTCTGGAGGAAGTGCTGGTGGATTGGCTTCTGAGAGTTTGTTTGTCAAGGGATACAAGTACTAG